From the genome of Marasmius oreades isolate 03SP1 chromosome 1, whole genome shotgun sequence:
AACTGAATCCTTCACCGCAAACCAAATCTATAACGACAATTACGACGAGGATGCAGTCGGCCTCGATCAGGGAGAAGATTGGGAGGCTCAAATTGACCAAGAGATGGCGGAAGAGGCAAAGACGGGGATAAAAGTCGAAGCCGAATCCCttagcggtggtggtggtgatgggaCGATAAAGGAGAAGCAGAAACGAGTTAAAGTTGTACGAAGGCTAGTTGAGAGGCCCAAGAGTGTATACGAACGATTTCCTGCGTTTGAGAAACATAAAGTTTTGGATTTCAGTGAGCTGTTCAAGGGATATACTGTTCACAAGTCGAGATTGGGGAAACGGCCGTTTCACGGTTCGTTTCGTGTTTTCCGTGTTCAGATATAATGCTTACCTGACCGTGGACAGTGGAAACTGTTTATCCTCGCAAGAAGGAGGCACCCAAAGGTTTCCTGGAGTCTGTGGCAGGAGACGCGAAACGGATAGTCGAGAGCAAACGTGTTGAAGAAGTGATTTCTTCAAGCAGCATTGAAGCAGACTTGCGTCGTGCCTTGGAGGTATGCTGTTATGCTCAAACATTCTCGTCGATCATAACAGTTTCTATTGCTCAAGGTTCAGGATAAATCCAACTCAGCACACTTACACGATCGCTCATTCGACCTCGTTCTCCTCTCGAATTGGGAAGACCAGATCATCTTTGAACCAGATCCTTCAACCTTCTTCGCCAGTGGAGACCTTTCCGAAAAATCTCTTCAGAAGAACCTGACCACTCCCGTCAACAAAGTTCTCGAGTCCGGCGCTTGGACACAAAGCATCATTTGGGGACCGAAAGATCCTTTCAGGGACTTCACGCAACTAGAGCTTAATCACGAAGATGAAGTAGTGCCTGAGGAGAAGAATGGTATGTTCAAATACTTGACTTTATGAGTACCACAGCACGAAACCCGCACTTTTTTTCTCTAGCAGAACTCGTAAGACCGAGGAAACGTCTTCGAGCGGAAGTTGTTCCCCGTGATAAATTCAACCTATCGAACGACCAGTTTTATGAGGTTGCTAAAGATGGTCGACATCGTGTTCGACAAACCTTTGGACAACTCACTGTCGAGCACGCTTACCCAGCTCAGAAGCTTCAGCTACCTTTTGTGAGTCGGCTTGCTTTACTGGCGTCTTATACATGCTTAAAACAGTGTTATTGTTTTTTTCTAGTTCAAGACCCGTTTGTCAAAACAAGAAGCCCGCTCTTTCCACCGACCTGCTCTCCAATTCCCTCTCAATGTGGAAATACGTTTCAATAAAGTTCGTACGgccaaaaagaagaaagacaaaGCGGGTCGCAAACTCGGTAAGGGTGGTAATGTGTCTGAAGGGCTGCATACGACCGGTGATCTAAGCCTACGTGACACGAGTAATTTCGTTCTCTGGGAGTACTCAGTACGTTTCCGGTTCTGCCTCCGCATGTCGTTAATGTCTTCATAGGAAGAGCATCCTCCTATCACTCCCAATTTCGGGATGGGGAGTGTTTTAGTGAATTACTACCGTAAGAAGGACGAGAAGGACGAACACATACCGAAGGTAATACCATCCATGTGTGAGGACGTCCTTTGCTCTTAAATCCTTTCCCATCAGTATGACCTCGGAGTTCCATTTGTCTTGGAACCCCAAGACGAATCCCCTTTCATGAAGTTTGGTTATGTCTATCCAGGCCAGACCGTCCCTGCCCTTTACAACAACCTTGTCCGCGCCCCCTTATTCCGCCACAAGGCTAAACCAACCGACTTTCTCGTCATCCGAAGTAGCACTTCCAAGAGCGAGCCCAAATACTTCATGCGCGAAATCAAAAACCTTTTCGTCATTGGCCAAACGTACCCTGTAACCGAAGTCCCCGGTCCTCATTCACGAAAAATCACGAATACCATCAAACACCGCTTACAAATCATCGCCTACAAGCTCCTGCGGAAATCAGCAGGGGAACGTTTGAAAATATCTCGACTTATGAAGTATTTCCCTGATCAGAACGAGTTGCAGATGAGACAACGGTTGAAAGAATTCATGGAATATCATCGGCGTGGGGCGCATCAGGGCTTTTGGCGGCTCAAAACAGAGCTGAATATCCCTACTGACGCGGAGATGCTGAAGATGGTGGATCCTGAAGCTGTTGTCTTGCAAGAGTCGATGCAAGTCGGGCAACGGCATCTTCAAGATTCAGGATACGGAGAGACAGCTGATTCAGCGGACGGGGACGAAGCCCATCTATCTGTGGAACAGCAGTTGGCACCTTGGATCACGACAAAGAACTTTTTGTACGCCACTCAGGCGAAAGCTATGCTCAAGCTTCACGGCGAAGGAGATCCTACTGGTCGAGGGGAAGCCTTCAGCTTCATCCGGATCTCGATGAAAGACATCTTCGTGAAAGCCGGGGAAGATCCAGAACAGAAGTTGGCTGAAGCCGAGAACCGCCCAAAATCCGCTCATCGGTATAACGTGGCTGAACAACAACAGATCTACCGGTCTGAAATCGAACGGATTTGGAAGGCACAGTACGACTCGCTCAGTAAAAAGGAGGAACCCAAGTTGACCGCTGAGGACGAACAACGAGACGCGATGAAGAGAGCTCAACTGGCGGCACAGCAACAAGCTGCCGCTGCCGCTGCTGCGAGTCGTGCTTCTTCCGTTGCAAGAGACGGGAGTGTAGATCCTGAAGCAGGGAAGAAGGTACTTAGGATCAAGAGGCTGGTCGATGGGAAATGGGAAACAGAAATCATCCGGGACCCAGCCGTCATACGAGCGTATGTGAAGAATCGGCAGGcgattgaagaagaaaatacGCTTACAGATAGCTTGGCGCCGACTGGGGATATTGAGAAGGATAAGAGGGCGAAGAAACggtgagagagagagagacagATGCCCTTTCGTCAACCGCTAACGAATTTAACGCGCGAATATAGACTTGAGGAAGAGCTTgcgaggatgaagaagaatcaaGAACGTCGCTTACATCGGAAGAATGCGAAGATTGTCAAGGAAGGTGGGACCCCGTTGCAGTTGAACAGGCCACTTAAGCCTGATACCACCGTGAGTCTGCTTCCAATCCTCCTTCATTCATAGTCAACCTCATGCCTTTTCCAGAGACGTTGCGGCAATTGTGGTCAAATGGGACACATGAGTACCATCCTTTTCCTCCCTCCCCTTCTCCCATTTACTGATGCGTTCTAAAACATCAGAAACAAACCGCAAATGTCCCCGTTGGGCCGAATTCAACAGCGGTGTTGCTCCAGCAAGCCCTGGGATACCCTCTGCGTCAAGTCCTATTCCCAGTGGCGTCGGAAGTGGGATGATGGGCTTTAACTCTGGCGTCCCGGCTGTTTCGTCGCCATTGGCTACGAGTCCGCCTATGACATTCAGTAATCTAAGCGGTGGTGGGGAGTTGAGCGGAGGAGAAGATGAGGACGGCGGCGGCGGTGGTGGAGGGGCCGCAGCACCGAAGATCAAGTTGACCCTCAAGAAGGGATGAGGATCAGGTCGTGCTCGCATACTTTCCCCTCCTGTATTGTACGCTGATTGTGCTTGGATAAGTGTTTTTTCTGTCCatggggaagaagaaagataaGGAAGAACACGTGTCCACCATCCCAGCTAAGAAGAAGTTGCTGCCACTATAATACTCTAGTAACGACGCTGCAATGTGCAAGCGGTCTGGAAGGATGATTTGTGATGTGTCCTCTCCACCAACCCCATTACGATATGCAAGGACCCCACTATCCGTTGGCCactctgtttttttttttttctcccgCCAAGTCTCGATTGCTTCTAAAAGGTTTACACCACTGCGGAGATACGCCTTGAGATTTCTTGGATTAACATGTGGATGTCCCAAGTACTTTTGCTCTACTTGGACGaccaaaaaaagaaaaaaaaaataattctCCCATCATCCGATCGCGATGGCGAAAACATTCTGCAAATAACATAACATCATGtcatttccttcttttttgttttccTATGATTTCATAGGAAGAAGGCGGCGCCGAATGTTTCCACCGTTTACATGGGGCTGCTTGGCATCATGCATCGTGGTTCAAGGGTGAACTGACACCTTCGTTGCAGATTTGGGTCCTTTCCACGAAGAGAGCCTTCCCCCCCTAGCTCTCGAATGAAAGAGGGACCTCCCTCCCCCTCCCAACTtcaacccccccccccccccccttcaAAGTGGTTAACCCGCATTACAAAGCCCCTAGTACTTCTCCCGCGAAGCGAGTTGACAATTCAATTGATATCATATCATAATCCCGCCCTCCTCTGTACTCTGGGGGGAAGGGCACAAAGTCTTGGTATCCAGGGCACTTCTCCCGCGATGTCGGTGGGGACGCGACAAAGCTGGCCCAAGTGTGTTTGACCTCTGGCGCAGTCCCGAGTCCCGACGCTTTGTCCCTACCccgcggtggtggtgggtgaGAATCGTGGCCGCCACATATGGAAGATAACAAAATAAGCGGCGGATGACGGATGAcaagaggggggggggggggggacaggaagaatggtccCTGTTTACAATTAGTATCTTTCATTCAAGGTGATTATTTATTTGCCGCCTCCCCCTTTCGCTTACTGAAATTAAGGGCAGACTTGACTTTCACAGATAAAAGACCATTTATGTCTACGGCGACTTTTATTCTTCAAGCTGGTACTGCAACAGTTAGAGGTCGCGGTACTGGGACTGCAACGGTTCAAGCTCTCGGTACCGATAATTCAGTTGGGCTGGTGCCTGTTCGCAAGACCTCGTGATTCACCTCGCAATTGCTGCCCGCGGAGAGAGAACGATGTATAGAACACAAAGCTGGAGGCAATACCAGGTCCGAAAAAGGAAATCAATACCTTTTTGCACGCATAGTAAAGACCTCAAGAACGAGCATGAGTGGACGATTGGCTTCTCCCGCGAAGCAAAGACTTCTGTTTCTATTTTTACATGTGCGCCGCCAGCGTCCCTTGCACATATATTTATAGGAAATTCTCGCGATGAGCGGCGGTGGAGAGCCACTTGAAGAGGGACTGTTACTATTTTTACACACGGAGGGTTATTTTTGGTGTGGGATCGTCCGGAGAGGAAGATCGCCCTCGGACTTGCCAGCTTGTGGGTCTCAGTTCGTTGTTCGTGGTCGTGCTTCTCGAACCGGCCCGGATAGCTACAGATGGACTACTGGTCTTCGCCTTCCTCATTTACCCTCAACACCTTGACCCATTCTCTGTAATTGAAATTGCCCTGACGGTCTGTGAACGATCCTTTGAGAAACTTGTCAATCTGTTAGGGTCACGATTAGGTAAATGAATCGAAACAACGACAGGCACGTACCTCTCTATCATCCATGCGATCGCCCATTTCCTTGAGATATTTCCTGAGGTCGTTTACGTTGACCGTGCCCTGGTCATTCTCGTCAAAGCACGCAAAGGCGTCCAACAACTCTGGCTCGGTGTCGAATTCAAAGAGACGCTCGGACATCATGGTGAGGAACATGGTAAAGTTGATGCCTTTGGGGTCGTTTGAGGAGACGTGCTGACCGCCTGGACGAGAAGAGAGGAGACTTTTGAGCTGAGAGTCAGTGGGTGTTATGCCTTGGGTAGGTAGGTAAGTAACAGGGGAGTGGAGAAGAACAAACAAAGGCACCTAGACTGGCAAAGATCTGAGTGAGATCAGAATGCGTGACCCAGCCATCCTTGTCGTGGTCAATGAGCTGAAAGGCCTCTTTGAACTGCTGGATCTGGGACGGCTGAAAGAGCGAAAAGACGCCGGAGGGTTCCCTGCGGGCACGGGACTTGGCCGGCTTGTTGACAGAGAGATGGTCGGGGTATGACATTGAAAAGCGTACATAATGCTTGGCACGGAAAAGGAGACTTGGCTGCCGAGTGC
Proteins encoded in this window:
- a CDS encoding uncharacterized protein (BUSCO:EOG09260BL6) → MANNDESEAVSALTGFSLNNILGDLSLPTGGLTNQLGLSGTESFTANQIYNDNYDEDAVGLDQGEDWEAQIDQEMAEEAKTGIKVEAESLSGGGGDGTIKEKQKRVKVVRRLVERPKSVYERFPAFEKHKVLDFSELFKGYTVHKSRLGKRPFHVETVYPRKKEAPKGFLESVAGDAKRIVESKRVEEVISSSSIEADLRRALEVQDKSNSAHLHDRSFDLVLLSNWEDQIIFEPDPSTFFASGDLSEKSLQKNLTTPVNKVLESGAWTQSIIWGPKDPFRDFTQLELNHEDEVVPEEKNAELVRPRKRLRAEVVPRDKFNLSNDQFYEVAKDGRHRVRQTFGQLTVEHAYPAQKLQLPFFKTRLSKQEARSFHRPALQFPLNVEIRFNKVRTAKKKKDKAGRKLGKGGNVSEGLHTTGDLSLRDTSNFVLWEYSEEHPPITPNFGMGSVLVNYYRKKDEKDEHIPKYDLGVPFVLEPQDESPFMKFGYVYPGQTVPALYNNLVRAPLFRHKAKPTDFLVIRSSTSKSEPKYFMREIKNLFVIGQTYPVTEVPGPHSRKITNTIKHRLQIIAYKLLRKSAGERLKISRLMKYFPDQNELQMRQRLKEFMEYHRRGAHQGFWRLKTELNIPTDAEMLKMVDPEAVVLQESMQVGQRHLQDSGYGETADSADGDEAHLSVEQQLAPWITTKNFLYATQAKAMLKLHGEGDPTGRGEAFSFIRISMKDIFVKAGEDPEQKLAEAENRPKSAHRYNVAEQQQIYRSEIERIWKAQYDSLSKKEEPKLTAEDEQRDAMKRAQLAAQQQAAAAAAASRASSVARDGSVDPEAGKKVLRIKRLVDGKWETEIIRDPAVIRAYVKNRQAIEEENTLTDSLAPTGDIEKDKRAKKRLEEELARMKKNQERRLHRKNAKIVKEGGTPLQLNRPLKPDTTRRCGNCGQMGHMSTILFLPPLLPFTDAF
- a CDS encoding uncharacterized protein (BUSCO:EOG09260BL6), which gives rise to MANNDESEAVSALTGFSLNNILGDLSLPTGGLTNQLGLSGTESFTANQIYNDNYDEDAVGLDQGEDWEAQIDQEMAEEAKTGIKVEAESLSGGGGDGTIKEKQKRVKVVRRLVERPKSVYERFPAFEKHKVLDFSELFKGYTVHKSRLGKRPFHVETVYPRKKEAPKGFLESVAGDAKRIVESKRVEEVISSSSIEADLRRALEVQDKSNSAHLHDRSFDLVLLSNWEDQIIFEPDPSTFFASGDLSEKSLQKNLTTPVNKVLESGAWTQSIIWGPKDPFRDFTQLELNHEDEVVPEEKNAELVRPRKRLRAEVVPRDKFNLSNDQFYEVAKDGRHRVRQTFGQLTVEHAYPAQKLQLPFFKTRLSKQEARSFHRPALQFPLNVEIRFNKVRTAKKKKDKAGRKLGKGGNVSEGLHTTGDLSLRDTSNFVLWEYSEEHPPITPNFGMGSVLVNYYRKKDEKDEHIPKYDLGVPFVLEPQDESPFMKFGYVYPGQTVPALYNNLVRAPLFRHKAKPTDFLVIRSSTSKSEPKYFMREIKNLFVIGQTYPVTEVPGPHSRKITNTIKHRLQIIAYKLLRKSAGERLKISRLMKYFPDQNELQMRQRLKEFMEYHRRGAHQGFWRLKTELNIPTDAEMLKMVDPEAVVLQESMQVGQRHLQDSGYGETADSADGDEAHLSVEQQLAPWITTKNFLYATQAKAMLKLHGEGDPTGRGEAFSFIRISMKDIFVKAGEDPEQKLAEAENRPKSAHRYNVAEQQQIYRSEIERIWKAQYDSLSKKEEPKLTAEDEQRDAMKRAQLAAQQQAAAAAAASRASSVARDGSVDPEAGKKVLRIKRLVDGKWETEIIRDPAVIRAYVKNRQAIEEENTLTDSLAPTGDIEKDKRAKKRLEEELARMKKNQERRLHRKNAKIVKEGGTPLQLNRPLKPDTTRRCGNCGQMGHMKTNRKCPRWAEFNSGVAPASPGIPSASSPIPSGVGSGMMGFNSGVPAVSSPLATSPPMTFSNLSGGGELSGGEDEDGGGGGGGAAAPKIKLTLKKG